From a single Nicotiana tabacum cultivar K326 chromosome 8, ASM71507v2, whole genome shotgun sequence genomic region:
- the LOC107810894 gene encoding F-box/kelch-repeat protein At1g51550, with the protein MATTSSCSNPSINGSSPITRIAQDHLFSILLLLPLDSIFCFAMTCKKFRSLTYSDPFWESLCRRDWGQSSIDALRSFATDSNKQQQFPWKKLYQQIYQLDSVYCNRILTTHPQGGDEELLLPRPRASHSLNFVSGCLVLFGGGCEGGKHLDDTWVAYVGNDFRRILKWNKIESGIPSGRFGHSCVVIGDCLVLFGGINDHGARQNDTWVGQVAVHDTFVITLSWWLLDVGSIAPPPRGAHAACSIDKRRMLIQGGIGLNGLRLGDTWVLELSENLHLGVWQEIVTHPSPPSRSGHTLTHVGGNQTILFGGRGLGYEVLNDVWLFDTSEGHWRWVQLLFDLQNIPQGLALPRVGHSANLIIGGRLLIHGGEDSYRHRKDDFWVLDIGLVTSIMQSGTPADPERLKTKLWRRLKSKGDNPGGRSFHRACVDPSGRNFYIFGGMVDGLLQPAESSGLRFDGELFLVELAIQC; encoded by the exons ATGGCTACAACCAGCAGCTGCAGCAATCCTTCTATCAATGGATCATCTCCAATTACAAGAATAGCCCAAGACCATCTTTTCTCCATATTACTACTCTTACCTTTAGACTCAATCTTTTGCTTTGCTATGACTTGTAAGAAATTCAGGTCTCTCACTTACTCTGACCCTTTTTGGGAATCTCTTTGCCGTAGAGATTGGGGTCAATCATCCATTGATGCGCTCAGATCCTTTGCTACTGACAGTAATAAACAACAGCAATTTCCTTGGAAAAAGCTGTACCAGCAAATCTACCAATTGGACTCTGTTTACTGTAACAGAATCTTGACTACACATCCACAAGGAGGAGATGAAGAGCTGCTTCTTCCTCGGCCTAGAGCTTCTCATTCTCTCAATTTTGTTTCTGGTTGTTTAGTTCTCTTCGGTGGGGGTTGCGAGGGAG GAAAGCATCTGGATGATACATGGGTAGCATATGTTGGCAATGACTTCAGGAGAATATTGAAGTGGAACAAGATTGAATCAGGGATCCCAAGTGGCCGCTTTGGTCACTCATGTGTTGTGATTGGTGATTGTCTAGTCCTTTTTGGAGGAATAAATGATCATGGCGCCCGCCAAAATGATACGTGGGTCGGTCAAGTAGCGGTACATGATACATTTGTTATCACATTGTCCTGGTGGCTACTTGATGTTGGTTCCATTGCGCCTCCACCAAGAGGCGCTCATGCTGCATGTAGCATTGATAAAAGGAGGATGCTGATTCAAGGTGGGATTGGTTTGAATGGCTTGCGACTGGGAGATACGTGGGTATTAGAACTGTCTGAGAATCTTCATCTTGGAGTTTGGCAAGAAATTGTGACTCATCCGTCTCCTCCATCTCGCTCTGGGCATACATTGACCCATGTTGGAGGAAACCAAACAATTTTGTTTGGAGGGAGGGGTTTGGGCTACGAGGTGCTTAATGATGTATGGCTTTTCGATACATCTGAAGGTCACTGGAGATGGGTACAGTTACTATTTGACTTGCAAAATATACCCCAGGGGTTGGCCTTGCCAAGAGTTGGTCACTCGGCCAATCTCATCATAGGTGGCCGACTGCTAATCCACGGAGGAGAAGATTCCTACAGACACAGAAAAGATGACTTTTGGGTGTTGGATATCGGCTTAGTGACATCCATCATGCAGTCTGGGACTCCTGCAGATCCAGAGCGATTAAAGACTAAATTGTGGAGACGGCTCAAGTCCAAAGGTGATAACCCTGGTGGCAGATCATTTCACCGAGCTTGTGTGGATCCTTCAGGCCGTAACTTCTATATCTTTGGTGGTATGGTAGATGGTTTGCTTCAGCCTGCCGAATCCTCTGGATTGAGATTTGATGGAGAGTTGTTTCTTGTGGAGCTTGCGATTCAGTGTTAG
- the LOC107810895 gene encoding uncharacterized protein LOC107810895 isoform X1: MASSHALSSSMEAALSSSNLVSRFSETPSAFQSIKPFNRTSTGNLKLSFSLPSTSSFGCGSPRRVLTRAELSGESGFEEEDSHDLKNDNGFLVPEPIFSFSQSITGYAKWLVQLCCDGLSHILKDNSDQRETKKNGLDQAPKVVTPLEQSTGGGTRAGLFRTPISGGVQSATSAHGLPKPALAVRNLMEQARFAHLCTVMSRMHHRREGYPFGSLVDFAPDSMGHPIFSFSPLAIHTRNLLADPRCTLVVQIPGWSGLSNARVTIFGDVYPLPEDQQEWAHKQYIAKHQQGPSQQWGNFFYFRMQNISDIYFIGGFGTVAWVDVKEYETLQPDKIAVDGGEQNLKELNAIFSKPLKDLLSQEVEVDDAALISIDSKGTDVRVRQGAQFNVQRISFEVGHSVETLEEAKAALWKLINGGQVYNLQK; encoded by the exons ATGGCGTCGTCACACGCTCTCTCTTCCTCCATGGAAGCAGCTCTCTCAAGCTCCAATCTTGTCTCTAGGTTTTCAGAGACGCCGTCAGCATTTCAATCCATCAAACCGTTTAATAGGACCAGTACTGGTAATCTTAAGTTAAGTTTTAGCCTTCCGTCTACGAGCTCCTTTGGCTGCGGCTCTCCCCGACGAGTGCTCACCCGTGCCGAATTGTCGGGTGAAAGCGGCTTTGAAGAAGAGGATAGTCACGATTTGAAGAATGATAATGGATTTTTAGTTCCTGAACCAATTTTTTCGTTTTCACAG TCAATTACTGGTTATGCTAAATGGCTAGTTCAGCTTTGTTGTGATGGACTCTCTCATATTCTGAAGGATAATTCAGAtcaaagagaaacaaagaaaaatggTTTGGATCAAGCTCCAAAAGTGGTTACACCCCTTGAGCAATCAACTGGTGGGGGTACAAGGGCTGGGCTTTTCAGAACTCCCATTTCTGGAGGCGTACAAAGTGCAACCTCAGCTCATGGCCTACCTAAACCTGCCTTAGCTGTCCGCAATCTAATGGAACAG GCTAGGTTTGCTCATTTATGCACTGTGATGTCCCGGATGCATCATCGGCGTGAAGGCTACCCATTTGGTTCACTTGTAGATTTCGCGCCAGATTCCATGGGAC atccaatattttcattttcgCCATTAGCTATACACACCCGTAATTTGCTGGCTGACCCAAGATGCACACTAGTTGTACAG ATCCCAGGATGGAGTGGTTTATCTAATGCAAGGGTAACGATTTTTGGTGACGTTTATCCGCTACCTGAAGATCAACAG GAATGGGCGCACAAGCAGTATATAGCAAAACATCAGCAAGGTCCTTCTCAACAATGGGGAAATTTCTTTTACTTTAGGATGCAAAATATAAG cgatatatattttattggagGCTTTGGAACTGTTGCGTGGGTGGATGTCAAGGAGTATGAGACGCTTCAGCCTGACAAAATTGCTGTTGATGGTGGTGAACAAAATCTTAAG GAGCTCAATGCAATCTTTTCAAAGCCTCTAAAAGATCTTTTGTCGCAAGAAGTTGAGGTGGATGATGCTGCTTTGATATCAATAGATAGCAAGGGGACAGATGTCCGTGTCCGCCAAGGTGCACAG TTCAATGTACAGAGAATATCGTTTGAAGTCGGTCATTCAGTTGAAACACTAGAAGAAGCCAAAGCAGCTCTCTGGAAACTGATAAATGGAGGCCAAGTTTACAATTTGCAGAAATGA
- the LOC107810895 gene encoding uncharacterized protein LOC107810895 isoform X2 has translation MASSHALSSSMEAALSSSNLVSRFSETPSAFQSIKPFNRTSTGNLKLSFSLPSTSSFGCGSPRRVLTRAELSGESGFEEEDSHDLKNDNGFLVPEPIFSFSQDNSDQRETKKNGLDQAPKVVTPLEQSTGGGTRAGLFRTPISGGVQSATSAHGLPKPALAVRNLMEQARFAHLCTVMSRMHHRREGYPFGSLVDFAPDSMGHPIFSFSPLAIHTRNLLADPRCTLVVQIPGWSGLSNARVTIFGDVYPLPEDQQEWAHKQYIAKHQQGPSQQWGNFFYFRMQNISDIYFIGGFGTVAWVDVKEYETLQPDKIAVDGGEQNLKELNAIFSKPLKDLLSQEVEVDDAALISIDSKGTDVRVRQGAQFNVQRISFEVGHSVETLEEAKAALWKLINGGQVYNLQK, from the exons ATGGCGTCGTCACACGCTCTCTCTTCCTCCATGGAAGCAGCTCTCTCAAGCTCCAATCTTGTCTCTAGGTTTTCAGAGACGCCGTCAGCATTTCAATCCATCAAACCGTTTAATAGGACCAGTACTGGTAATCTTAAGTTAAGTTTTAGCCTTCCGTCTACGAGCTCCTTTGGCTGCGGCTCTCCCCGACGAGTGCTCACCCGTGCCGAATTGTCGGGTGAAAGCGGCTTTGAAGAAGAGGATAGTCACGATTTGAAGAATGATAATGGATTTTTAGTTCCTGAACCAATTTTTTCGTTTTCACAG GATAATTCAGAtcaaagagaaacaaagaaaaatggTTTGGATCAAGCTCCAAAAGTGGTTACACCCCTTGAGCAATCAACTGGTGGGGGTACAAGGGCTGGGCTTTTCAGAACTCCCATTTCTGGAGGCGTACAAAGTGCAACCTCAGCTCATGGCCTACCTAAACCTGCCTTAGCTGTCCGCAATCTAATGGAACAG GCTAGGTTTGCTCATTTATGCACTGTGATGTCCCGGATGCATCATCGGCGTGAAGGCTACCCATTTGGTTCACTTGTAGATTTCGCGCCAGATTCCATGGGAC atccaatattttcattttcgCCATTAGCTATACACACCCGTAATTTGCTGGCTGACCCAAGATGCACACTAGTTGTACAG ATCCCAGGATGGAGTGGTTTATCTAATGCAAGGGTAACGATTTTTGGTGACGTTTATCCGCTACCTGAAGATCAACAG GAATGGGCGCACAAGCAGTATATAGCAAAACATCAGCAAGGTCCTTCTCAACAATGGGGAAATTTCTTTTACTTTAGGATGCAAAATATAAG cgatatatattttattggagGCTTTGGAACTGTTGCGTGGGTGGATGTCAAGGAGTATGAGACGCTTCAGCCTGACAAAATTGCTGTTGATGGTGGTGAACAAAATCTTAAG GAGCTCAATGCAATCTTTTCAAAGCCTCTAAAAGATCTTTTGTCGCAAGAAGTTGAGGTGGATGATGCTGCTTTGATATCAATAGATAGCAAGGGGACAGATGTCCGTGTCCGCCAAGGTGCACAG TTCAATGTACAGAGAATATCGTTTGAAGTCGGTCATTCAGTTGAAACACTAGAAGAAGCCAAAGCAGCTCTCTGGAAACTGATAAATGGAGGCCAAGTTTACAATTTGCAGAAATGA